The Nakamurella alba genome has a window encoding:
- a CDS encoding ABC transporter ATP-binding protein, with the protein MRALTLTDASVIYSGRTKVHAVQGVSLSIPEGCTVALVGESGSGKSSTARVVAGLQQLTAGSIGWTGEPDGTFTAPVAVGDIGDRPRVQMVFQHPDQSLDPMWSVRRSVAEPLRRLGVKDRDATETAVVTVLEKVGLDGDFLDRRPRELSGGQAQRVAVARALVASPNVVVLDEPTASLDQTVRSRLIATLAGLQDEFGTGYLMVTHDMSSVQRLADTVLVMYRGRLLETGPTEVILSAPAHPYTRALIDAVPPIDPRVRWDPAAVARDMAGVSGATACPVPGACTDHGIGLVEIAPGHRVRCTTTTQA; encoded by the coding sequence ATGAGGGCATTGACCCTGACCGATGCGTCGGTCATCTACAGCGGCCGCACGAAGGTGCATGCCGTACAGGGTGTCTCGTTGAGCATTCCGGAGGGGTGCACCGTTGCGTTGGTCGGCGAGTCCGGGTCCGGCAAGTCGTCGACCGCGCGGGTGGTCGCGGGCCTGCAACAGCTGACCGCCGGGTCGATCGGCTGGACCGGGGAGCCGGACGGTACGTTCACCGCCCCCGTGGCCGTGGGCGACATCGGCGACCGGCCCCGGGTGCAGATGGTGTTCCAGCATCCGGACCAGTCGCTGGACCCGATGTGGAGCGTGCGCCGCTCGGTGGCGGAGCCGCTCCGCCGGCTGGGTGTGAAGGACCGGGACGCCACCGAGACGGCGGTCGTCACCGTGCTCGAGAAGGTCGGGCTGGACGGTGATTTCCTGGACCGGCGACCGCGCGAGCTCTCCGGCGGACAGGCCCAGCGGGTGGCCGTCGCGCGGGCGCTGGTGGCCTCGCCGAACGTGGTGGTGCTGGACGAGCCGACCGCCAGTCTGGACCAGACGGTGCGCAGCCGGCTGATCGCGACACTGGCCGGGTTGCAGGACGAGTTCGGCACCGGCTACCTGATGGTCACCCACGACATGTCCAGCGTGCAGCGGTTGGCGGACACCGTGCTGGTCATGTACCGCGGGCGGTTGTTGGAGACCGGCCCGACCGAGGTCATCCTGTCCGCGCCGGCGCATCCCTACACCCGGGCGCTCATCGATGCGGTCCCGCCGATCGACCCGCGAGTGCGGTGGGACCCGGCCGCGGTCGCCCGTGACATGGCCGGCGTGTCCGGTGCCACGGCCTGCCCGGTCCCGGGGGCCTGCACGGACCACGGGATCGGCCTGGTGGAGATCGCGCCGGGACACCGCGTCCGATGCACCACGACCACGCAGGCGTAG
- a CDS encoding ABC transporter ATP-binding protein gives MSDALLEVTGLSLDGPGGREILRDVSFAVDRGEIVGLVGESGSGKSMTSLALTGLLPPAIVPVAGAATLAGDPYLTAGRTSVRPRISIVFQNPRGALNPTMRIGAQVIRLLRSRGQRRAGAAQVEELLLSVGIDDPERVRRSYPHELSGGMNQRVMIGLAIAADPELLIADEPTTGLDVTVQAQILDLFRRTTSDSNRGVLFITHDLGVVAQMCTRVVVLYRGRIVETGSVDDIFHAPTQQYTQDLVAAATAVHEGRAAGREVAG, from the coding sequence ATGAGCGACGCCCTGCTCGAGGTGACCGGCCTGTCGCTGGACGGACCGGGCGGCCGGGAGATCCTGCGCGACGTCTCCTTCGCCGTCGACCGCGGCGAGATCGTCGGCCTGGTCGGTGAATCCGGCTCCGGCAAGTCGATGACCTCGCTGGCGTTGACCGGCCTGCTGCCGCCGGCGATCGTGCCGGTGGCCGGCGCCGCGACGTTGGCCGGCGACCCCTACCTCACCGCCGGGCGCACGTCGGTCCGGCCGCGGATCTCGATCGTCTTCCAGAACCCGCGTGGCGCGCTGAATCCCACGATGCGGATCGGCGCCCAGGTGATCCGGCTGCTGCGGTCCCGCGGGCAGCGGCGGGCCGGGGCGGCGCAGGTCGAGGAACTGCTGCTCTCGGTCGGGATCGACGACCCGGAGCGGGTGCGCCGGTCGTACCCGCACGAGCTCTCCGGCGGGATGAACCAACGGGTGATGATCGGGCTTGCGATCGCCGCCGACCCGGAACTGTTGATCGCCGACGAGCCGACCACCGGGCTCGACGTGACCGTGCAGGCGCAGATCCTGGACCTGTTCCGACGCACCACCTCTGACAGCAATCGCGGCGTCCTGTTCATCACGCACGACCTCGGCGTGGTGGCCCAGATGTGCACCCGGGTGGTCGTGCTGTACCGGGGCCGGATCGTCGAGACCGGCAGCGTGGACGACATCTTCCACGCGCCGACCCAGCAGTACACACAGGACCTGGTGGCTGCCGCGACGGCCGTGCACGAGGGCCGGGCGGCCGGGCGGGAGGTGGCGGGATGA
- a CDS encoding ABC transporter permease: protein MTSTLTPRALQRKDRPARMVPKAPRNIGLVVGIGILGAMAVLGTVVPIVAGYGTVASPSTVLQAPSAGHWFGTDAFGRDIFVRSMAAIQIDLLLAVAVTLVGLAIGSVVGAISATIGGRFDAVVMRLTDILMAFPAFVLALVIAASLGNNALNAAIGVTIAYIPQFVRLTRAQALEIRSRDFVAAARVSGTPTLVVALQHVLPNAFRAPLVQASLIAGWVVLDLAGLSFLGVGVQPPTPEWGQMIAVGSGDLLLGNWWTALFPGLMILLAAAAFQLVGDRLERSIR from the coding sequence ATGACCTCGACCCTGACGCCACGCGCCCTGCAGCGCAAGGACCGTCCGGCCCGGATGGTGCCGAAAGCCCCGCGCAACATCGGCCTGGTGGTCGGCATCGGCATCCTGGGTGCCATGGCCGTGCTCGGCACGGTGGTGCCGATCGTCGCCGGCTACGGCACGGTCGCCTCGCCGTCGACGGTGCTGCAGGCACCGTCGGCGGGCCACTGGTTCGGCACCGACGCCTTCGGCCGGGACATCTTCGTCCGGTCCATGGCCGCCATCCAGATCGACCTGCTGCTCGCGGTCGCGGTGACCCTGGTCGGCCTGGCGATCGGCTCGGTGGTGGGGGCGATCAGCGCCACCATCGGTGGCCGGTTCGACGCGGTCGTCATGAGACTCACCGACATCCTCATGGCCTTCCCGGCTTTCGTGCTGGCTCTGGTCATCGCGGCCTCCCTCGGCAACAACGCACTCAACGCCGCGATCGGCGTCACCATTGCCTACATCCCGCAGTTCGTCCGGCTGACCCGCGCGCAGGCGCTGGAGATCCGTTCCCGCGATTTCGTCGCCGCGGCCCGGGTGAGTGGCACCCCGACGCTGGTGGTGGCGTTGCAGCACGTGCTGCCCAACGCGTTCCGGGCGCCGCTGGTGCAGGCCTCGCTCATCGCCGGCTGGGTGGTGCTGGACCTGGCGGGCCTGTCCTTCCTCGGTGTCGGCGTCCAGCCGCCCACCCCGGAGTGGGGGCAGATGATCGCCGTCGGGTCGGGAGACCTGTTGCTGGGCAACTGGTGGACCGCGCTGTTCCCCGGGCTGATGATCCTGCTCGCCGCCGCCGCGTTCCAGCTCGTCGGCGACCGCCTGGAGAGGAGTATCCGATGA
- a CDS encoding ABC transporter permease — MLRYIAHRLGLALISIAGVVVVVFLITYLLPGDAARTQAGQYATEEQIQALRVQYGLDRALPVQFWNYLVGVVQFDFGQSIRTQGSVTEELLDRLPASLELSLGALLIALVVGIVLGALAARSAGGVTDGAVRGFALLASSTATFWVGLMAVLLFCNILGWFPSPVGRLPRGYDAPDTVTGSYVVDALLAGDPELAGVALRSIALPCLVLGLVVTPSIIKNVRSSTIRALDSDFTRTSRLFGYGSTSILFRDGLRNSLLPVLTGITIVAGYLLGGNIIIEQIFSWPGIGQYAYQALQSHDLNALRGFALLVGIIYVLLNTVLDILYTVVDPRVRTAPAARRTRPSARRPEVAA; from the coding sequence GTGCTGCGGTACATCGCGCACCGGCTGGGTCTCGCGCTGATCAGCATCGCCGGGGTGGTGGTCGTGGTCTTCCTGATCACCTACCTGCTGCCCGGCGACGCGGCCCGCACCCAGGCCGGTCAGTACGCCACCGAGGAGCAGATCCAGGCGCTCCGCGTGCAGTACGGGCTCGACCGCGCCCTGCCCGTGCAGTTCTGGAACTACCTCGTCGGGGTCGTGCAGTTCGACTTCGGGCAGTCGATCCGTACCCAGGGGTCGGTGACCGAGGAGCTGCTGGACCGGCTGCCAGCCTCGCTGGAGCTGAGCCTCGGCGCGCTGCTCATCGCGCTGGTCGTCGGCATCGTGCTCGGCGCCCTGGCCGCTCGCTCGGCGGGCGGTGTGACCGACGGCGCGGTCAGAGGTTTCGCCCTGCTGGCCTCCTCCACCGCGACCTTCTGGGTCGGCCTGATGGCGGTGCTGCTGTTCTGCAACATCCTCGGCTGGTTCCCCAGCCCGGTCGGCCGGCTGCCGCGCGGGTACGACGCCCCGGACACGGTCACCGGCTCCTACGTCGTCGACGCGCTGCTGGCCGGTGACCCGGAACTGGCCGGGGTGGCGCTGCGGTCCATCGCGCTGCCGTGCCTCGTGCTCGGGTTGGTGGTGACGCCGTCGATCATCAAGAACGTCCGGTCGTCGACGATCCGCGCTCTCGACTCCGACTTCACCCGCACGTCAAGGCTCTTCGGCTACGGCAGCACCTCGATCCTGTTCCGGGACGGGCTGCGCAACTCCCTGCTGCCGGTGCTCACCGGCATCACCATCGTGGCCGGGTACCTGCTCGGCGGCAACATCATCATCGAGCAGATCTTCTCCTGGCCGGGCATCGGCCAGTACGCCTACCAGGCGCTGCAGTCGCACGACCTGAACGCCCTGCGCGGTTTCGCGCTGCTGGTCGGCATCATCTACGTGCTGCTCAACACCGTGCTCGACATCCTCTACACCGTGGTCGATCCGCGGGTACGCACCGCACCGGCGGCCCGCCGGACCCGGCCGTCGGCCCGTCGCCCGGAGGTGGCGGCATGA
- a CDS encoding ABC transporter substrate-binding protein — MIRRTAVRVARGVAVATAAALLVAGCSSSSETSGGTSGASTGSSAAGSGASSGGAAPSKDVIIGYGAVGVLDPIVFKSNTGFMITNNIYGTLVSQEYTEQDGLLVGDATYQPELAESLEWDAAGTLLTITLKPGLTFQDGTPLTAEDVVYTLQRSLSPESYANAFKVYIGIEDETTDITAVDDTTLTIATQFEAPLMEKFLSFPIFGILPKAVGEANKTADDPWATAYFSKNNVSSGPYVVESWPGDAEIVLAKNPAYTASDTSAAPETVTVKNVSDPNQQYLALQQGQLDLAMGLTPKLAKQAESDAAVKVTASSASQLAYLGFNNADPVLKDVRVRQAISYLVPYDTLRTEVMQGFANDAYGPAPYPMASSLDPDGTKVAYPTDVAKAKALLAEAGVSDLTLTLSVNAADPTSVESATFIQSALQEGGVTLNVEQLQSSEYTQKLGEKQLQMFLGEWYSWGQDAVYQMFFLLSSGSFVNYTGFDNAEIDSTLTEAISEADVATRDGLSQTAQQIAIDEAPMAYLYARNYLVVSNPNVSGITQPDDALPYFRYLSVQ; from the coding sequence ATGATCCGCCGTACCGCTGTCCGGGTCGCGAGGGGGGTCGCGGTCGCCACCGCGGCCGCCCTGCTCGTCGCCGGCTGTTCGTCCTCCAGCGAGACCTCCGGTGGTACGTCCGGGGCGTCGACCGGCTCGAGTGCCGCCGGCAGCGGCGCCTCGTCCGGAGGGGCCGCCCCCTCGAAGGACGTCATCATCGGCTACGGGGCCGTCGGCGTCCTCGACCCGATCGTCTTCAAGTCGAACACAGGCTTCATGATCACCAACAACATCTACGGCACCCTGGTGTCGCAGGAGTACACCGAGCAGGACGGACTGTTGGTCGGCGATGCGACCTACCAGCCCGAGCTCGCCGAGTCGCTCGAGTGGGACGCGGCCGGCACCCTGCTGACCATCACGCTCAAGCCGGGGCTGACGTTCCAGGACGGGACCCCGCTCACCGCCGAGGATGTCGTGTACACGCTGCAGCGCAGCCTGTCGCCGGAGAGCTACGCCAACGCGTTCAAGGTGTACATCGGCATCGAGGACGAGACGACGGACATCACGGCCGTCGACGACACCACGCTCACCATCGCCACGCAGTTCGAGGCGCCGCTGATGGAGAAGTTCCTGTCCTTCCCGATCTTCGGCATCCTGCCGAAGGCCGTGGGCGAGGCGAACAAGACCGCGGACGACCCCTGGGCCACCGCGTACTTCTCCAAGAACAACGTGTCATCCGGCCCGTACGTGGTCGAGAGCTGGCCCGGTGACGCGGAGATCGTGCTTGCCAAGAATCCGGCCTACACCGCGAGCGACACCTCGGCGGCGCCGGAAACCGTGACGGTGAAGAACGTCTCGGACCCGAATCAGCAGTACCTGGCGCTGCAGCAGGGTCAGCTGGACCTGGCGATGGGGCTCACCCCGAAGCTGGCCAAGCAGGCCGAGAGCGATGCGGCGGTCAAGGTGACTGCCAGCTCCGCCAGCCAGCTCGCCTACCTCGGCTTCAACAACGCCGACCCGGTGCTGAAGGACGTCAGGGTGCGCCAGGCGATCTCGTACCTGGTGCCCTACGACACGCTGCGTACCGAGGTCATGCAGGGCTTCGCGAACGACGCCTACGGCCCGGCGCCCTACCCGATGGCCTCCTCGCTGGATCCCGACGGCACGAAGGTCGCCTACCCGACCGACGTGGCGAAGGCGAAGGCGCTGCTGGCCGAGGCCGGCGTGTCCGACCTGACGCTCACCCTGTCGGTGAATGCCGCCGATCCCACCTCGGTGGAGTCCGCCACCTTCATCCAGAGTGCGCTGCAGGAGGGCGGTGTCACGCTGAACGTCGAGCAGCTGCAGAGCTCGGAGTACACCCAGAAGCTGGGTGAGAAGCAGCTGCAGATGTTCCTCGGCGAGTGGTACTCGTGGGGCCAGGACGCCGTCTACCAGATGTTCTTCCTGCTCAGCTCCGGTTCTTTCGTGAACTACACCGGGTTCGACAACGCCGAGATCGACAGCACTCTCACCGAGGCGATCTCCGAGGCCGACGTGGCCACCCGGGACGGGCTCTCGCAGACGGCGCAGCAGATCGCCATCGACGAGGCGCCGATGGCCTACCTGTACGCCCGGAACTACCTGGTGGTGTCCAACCCGAACGTCAGCGGGATCACCCAGCCCGACGACGCACTGCCGTACTTCCGGTACCTGTCCGTCCAGTGA
- a CDS encoding M20 metallopeptidase family protein: protein MTGVVPAPDLVALRRRLHSMPELALDLPRTQAELLTALTGLELEIRCYESSSAITAVIRGDRPGPTVLLRADMDALPVRERGDLEFASDNENMHACGHDLHMAGLVGAVHELAGRRDELAGTVLAVFQPGEEGAGGAQLLIDEGVLLTTGELPVASYGVHVLSYCEPGTFQCREGAVMGATSNFTLTINGRGGHAARPHQALDPVTTAALVVTAIQTLVAQRSSPGDPIVATVGSLVAGTAGNVIPDDAVLRISLRATTAERARSTEAQIVDISRSIAGAYGLTVDAVTTADLPPTITDASGAVLVEKVVADLFGPEKHRAMAFPEMIAEDFSLFLQQTGGAFVLVGAAAGPPPYSVLPTNHSADVRFDDSVVPQIASFLAELAVRRLQEG, encoded by the coding sequence GTGACCGGGGTGGTCCCTGCGCCCGACCTGGTCGCGCTGCGCCGACGGCTGCACTCCATGCCGGAACTCGCACTGGACCTGCCCCGCACGCAGGCGGAACTGCTCACTGCGCTGACCGGCCTCGAGCTGGAGATACGCTGCTACGAAAGCAGTTCGGCCATCACTGCGGTGATCCGCGGTGACCGCCCCGGTCCGACGGTGCTGTTGCGGGCCGACATGGACGCACTGCCGGTGCGGGAACGTGGCGATCTCGAGTTCGCCTCGGACAACGAGAACATGCACGCCTGCGGTCACGACCTGCACATGGCCGGGCTGGTCGGCGCGGTCCACGAGCTCGCCGGCCGGCGTGACGAACTGGCCGGCACGGTGCTGGCCGTCTTCCAGCCCGGCGAGGAGGGCGCCGGCGGGGCCCAGCTGCTGATCGACGAGGGCGTGCTGCTCACCACCGGTGAGCTGCCGGTGGCCTCGTACGGCGTGCACGTGCTGTCCTACTGCGAGCCCGGCACCTTCCAGTGCCGGGAGGGTGCCGTCATGGGTGCCACCTCGAACTTCACCCTCACCATCAACGGCCGCGGCGGCCACGCCGCCCGGCCGCACCAGGCGCTCGACCCGGTCACCACCGCGGCGCTGGTGGTCACCGCGATCCAGACCCTGGTGGCCCAACGCAGTTCGCCGGGCGACCCGATCGTCGCCACCGTCGGATCGCTCGTGGCGGGGACGGCCGGCAACGTCATCCCCGACGATGCCGTGCTGCGGATCAGCCTGCGCGCCACCACCGCGGAGCGGGCCCGGTCCACCGAGGCGCAGATCGTCGACATCAGCCGGTCCATCGCCGGCGCCTACGGTCTCACCGTCGACGCGGTGACCACGGCCGACCTGCCGCCGACGATCACCGACGCCTCCGGGGCGGTCCTGGTGGAGAAGGTGGTGGCCGACCTGTTCGGGCCGGAGAAGCACCGGGCAATGGCCTTCCCGGAGATGATCGCGGAGGACTTCTCGCTGTTCCTGCAGCAGACCGGCGGCGCCTTCGTGCTCGTCGGCGCCGCGGCCGGCCCGCCGCCGTACTCGGTGCTGCCGACCAACCACTCGGCCGACGTCCGGTTCGACGACTCGGTCGTCCCGCAGATCGCCTCCTTCCTCGCGGAACTGGCCGTCCGCCGGCTGCAGGAAGGCTGA
- a CDS encoding LLM class flavin-dependent oxidoreductase translates to MTHPAVGFVLGSNFHPSELITVSRALESNGFDSVWCSEDYFLTGGISGAAVVLGATETLKVGTGVLSCFVRHPALTAMETGTLSAAHPGRFRLGLGSGVNSWLDQQGIGHARPLGTMRGYIESVRLLLSGAEVSGEYGGFTFDKVQLAFPPAEVAPVYIGATGPKMTALTGEIADGLLLSVFSTPEFVGTQSGLMAAAGSGADTPISTFALFSLADTVEEARLKARPVVAMYLAAGEPGPMTGAIGINEELAELRKGGAEALARDMPDSWIDALTISGDLDSCLHRMAELGAAGCGEVALAPISVDTMVEDIGRLGAAMKTW, encoded by the coding sequence ATGACCCACCCTGCCGTCGGTTTCGTGCTCGGCAGCAACTTCCACCCGTCCGAGCTGATCACCGTCTCACGCGCCCTGGAGTCGAACGGCTTCGACTCCGTGTGGTGCTCGGAGGACTACTTCCTCACCGGCGGGATCTCCGGCGCCGCCGTGGTGCTCGGCGCGACCGAGACTCTCAAGGTCGGGACCGGCGTGCTCTCCTGCTTCGTCCGGCACCCCGCGCTCACCGCGATGGAGACCGGCACCCTCAGCGCTGCCCACCCCGGCCGGTTCCGGCTCGGCCTGGGCAGCGGGGTGAACAGCTGGCTGGACCAGCAGGGCATCGGTCACGCGCGGCCGCTGGGCACCATGCGCGGCTACATCGAGTCGGTCCGGCTGCTGCTGTCCGGGGCCGAGGTGTCCGGTGAGTACGGCGGTTTCACCTTCGACAAGGTGCAGCTGGCGTTCCCGCCGGCCGAGGTCGCGCCGGTCTACATTGGTGCCACCGGACCGAAGATGACGGCCCTCACCGGTGAGATCGCCGACGGACTGCTGCTGTCGGTATTCTCCACCCCGGAGTTCGTCGGCACCCAGTCCGGTCTGATGGCCGCCGCCGGCAGCGGCGCGGACACACCGATCTCGACGTTCGCGCTGTTCAGCCTCGCCGACACGGTCGAGGAGGCCAGGCTCAAGGCCCGGCCGGTGGTCGCGATGTACCTGGCGGCCGGGGAGCCGGGGCCGATGACCGGGGCGATCGGGATCAACGAGGAGTTGGCCGAGCTGCGCAAGGGCGGCGCCGAGGCGCTGGCCCGGGACATGCCGGACTCGTGGATCGACGCGTTGACCATCAGCGGCGACCTGGACAGCTGCCTGCACCGGATGGCCGAGCTCGGCGCCGCCGGCTGCGGCGAGGTCGCCCTGGCGCCGATCTCCGTCGACACCATGGTCGAGGACATCGGACGGCTCGGCGCCGCGATGAAGACGTGGTGA
- a CDS encoding DUF1028 domain-containing protein, translated as MTFTVIARDPATGDLGIATTTHAFGVGPVADHTRPGVGVVATQSFVEVSYGPQGLDLIEAGVPVQEALEKLLAVDEAREIRQVALMDAAGNVAHFTGRQCVPSCGAVVGDGAIAIGNMLATDDVLPSTLAAVTGDGDFAERLLGALDAGQAAGGDARGTMSAALRIISAERPAGSWLGTSLDLRVDFAVDPLAGLRRDLAVKRAYDIFFGAVFAPGLVTGSDAVTGDELEAALAALAGAQRTLGADREATLWQAVLLLRADRRADGIALAADVLRTRPAFARFVDGLHEIGTIDLGSDEILREATR; from the coding sequence ATGACCTTCACCGTGATCGCCCGCGACCCGGCGACCGGAGATCTGGGGATCGCGACCACCACCCACGCCTTCGGTGTGGGCCCGGTGGCCGACCACACCCGGCCCGGCGTGGGGGTGGTCGCCACCCAGTCGTTCGTCGAGGTGTCCTACGGTCCGCAGGGTCTCGACCTGATCGAGGCCGGCGTGCCGGTGCAGGAGGCGCTCGAGAAGCTGCTGGCGGTCGACGAGGCGCGGGAGATCCGACAGGTGGCGCTGATGGACGCGGCCGGGAACGTCGCCCACTTCACCGGCCGGCAGTGCGTGCCGTCCTGCGGTGCGGTGGTCGGCGACGGCGCGATCGCGATCGGCAACATGCTAGCCACCGACGACGTGCTGCCGTCCACCCTGGCCGCGGTCACCGGCGACGGTGACTTCGCGGAACGGCTGCTCGGTGCGCTCGACGCGGGACAGGCCGCCGGCGGCGACGCCCGCGGCACGATGTCCGCTGCGCTGCGGATCATCTCGGCGGAGCGGCCGGCCGGCTCCTGGCTCGGGACGTCGCTCGATCTCCGGGTGGACTTCGCGGTGGACCCGTTGGCCGGACTGCGCCGGGACCTGGCCGTCAAGCGGGCCTACGACATCTTCTTCGGCGCGGTCTTCGCGCCCGGCCTGGTCACCGGCTCCGATGCGGTGACCGGAGACGAGCTCGAGGCCGCGCTGGCCGCGCTGGCCGGCGCCCAGCGGACCCTCGGCGCGGACCGTGAGGCCACCCTGTGGCAGGCGGTGCTGCTGCTGCGGGCCGACCGTCGTGCCGACGGCATCGCCCTCGCCGCCGACGTCCTGCGCACCCGACCTGCATTCGCCCGCTTCGTGGACGGACTCCACGAGATCGGCACCATCGACCTCGGATCCGACGAGATCCTCCGAGAGGCCACCAGATGA
- a CDS encoding alpha/beta fold hydrolase yields the protein MLRYRTVVASGSGNTISVMVVGPETPTTKTPVWFVHPTNLRKEFWLDVIREIAVDRVCYAVDSAGHGESSDSVEYGVEAWVADHRDVILALGLDRLHLVGGSLGGAIIVGLAGELPEVVTGLASFGGCLFSTPAPPGETPALIAMMEDLGVEKAFEQVAVDATAPGTAPDILATVHHLTNRHGLDTIRALWGPTIASDASRWAPAVRCPALIVNGEFDATCTPAHGRLMADAVRGTFVEMAGVGHLPALEDPTGTLALLLPHLDAAEPGEAAA from the coding sequence ATGCTGCGGTACCGCACCGTCGTCGCCTCTGGCAGCGGCAACACCATCTCGGTGATGGTGGTCGGGCCGGAGACGCCGACCACCAAGACGCCGGTCTGGTTCGTCCACCCGACGAACCTGCGCAAGGAGTTCTGGCTCGACGTGATCCGCGAGATCGCGGTCGACAGGGTCTGCTACGCCGTGGATTCCGCCGGCCACGGGGAGTCCTCGGACAGCGTTGAGTACGGGGTCGAGGCCTGGGTCGCCGACCACCGCGACGTCATCCTCGCCCTCGGCCTGGACCGACTGCACCTGGTCGGCGGTTCGCTCGGCGGCGCGATCATCGTCGGCCTCGCGGGTGAACTGCCCGAGGTGGTCACCGGGCTCGCGTCCTTCGGCGGCTGCCTGTTCTCCACCCCGGCGCCGCCGGGCGAGACCCCTGCGCTGATCGCGATGATGGAGGACCTGGGGGTGGAGAAGGCGTTCGAGCAGGTGGCCGTCGATGCGACGGCACCCGGCACGGCACCCGACATCCTTGCGACGGTGCACCATCTGACCAACCGGCACGGGCTGGACACCATCCGCGCGCTGTGGGGTCCGACCATCGCCTCCGACGCCTCGCGGTGGGCGCCGGCGGTCCGCTGCCCGGCTCTGATCGTCAACGGCGAGTTCGACGCCACCTGCACGCCCGCGCACGGCCGGCTGATGGCCGATGCGGTCCGCGGGACCTTCGTGGAGATGGCCGGTGTCGGTCACCTGCCGGCGCTGGAGGACCCGACCGGCACCCTTGCCCTGTTGCTGCCGCACCTGGACGCGGCGGAGCCCGGCGAGGCCGCGGCATGA
- a CDS encoding nuclear transport factor 2 family protein — MTQNFSADETELLRLHTTWFYSNYNVNIPLMRTVFPSGTDTYLMYNLNGHPYFGVDELDELWQFYARTSTFGLAEDKVLRVDVSGDMGYVVSEGIFPHIELRDADGNDLPEPVHHRLRYRATEVYKRNDGEGNPTWSMWHFHCSPAPDGDEVPPSKTIAEATDARGLGHTTYSGPVPYELDLDTVGAS, encoded by the coding sequence GTGACCCAGAACTTCTCGGCGGACGAGACCGAACTGCTGCGTCTGCACACCACGTGGTTCTACTCGAACTACAACGTCAACATCCCGCTGATGCGAACGGTGTTCCCGAGCGGCACCGACACCTACCTGATGTACAACCTGAACGGTCACCCGTACTTCGGCGTGGACGAGCTGGACGAGCTGTGGCAGTTCTACGCCAGGACCTCGACCTTCGGTCTCGCCGAGGACAAGGTGCTGCGGGTCGACGTCAGCGGGGACATGGGTTACGTGGTGTCCGAGGGGATCTTCCCGCACATCGAGCTGCGTGACGCGGACGGGAACGACCTGCCGGAGCCCGTGCACCACCGGCTCCGCTACCGGGCGACCGAGGTCTACAAGCGCAATGACGGCGAGGGCAACCCGACCTGGTCGATGTGGCACTTCCACTGCTCGCCGGCGCCCGACGGCGACGAGGTGCCGCCGAGCAAGACCATCGCCGAGGCCACCGATGCCCGGGGCCTGGGGCACACCACCTACAGCGGCCCGGTCCCGTACGAGCTGGACCTCGACACCGTCGGCGCCTCCTGA